In Dolichospermum flos-aquae CCAP 1403/13F, the following proteins share a genomic window:
- a CDS encoding glucose-6-phosphate isomerase, whose protein sequence is MDSRVLWQRYQDWLYFHPGLGLYLDISRMRFDDGFVASLQPKFDKAFADMAELEKGAIANPDENRMVGHYWLRNPDLAPTPELTQEIVQTLEQIEAFADQVHTGAIHPPKECRFTDIISIGIGGSALGPQFVTQALSPDVPPLQIHFIDNSDPTGIDRVLAQLGDKLATTLVLVISKSGGTPEPRNGMIEVKQAYTAKKLDFAKYAVAITGQDSNLDQVAKAENWLARFSMYDWVGGRTSEMSAVGLVPAALQGIDIRAMLDGAKEMDDATRVPNLKNNPAALLALAWYFSGNGKGEKDMVVLPYKDSLLLFSRYLQQLIMESLGKEKDLDGKTVFQGIAVYGNKGSTDQHAYVQQLREGVPNFFATLIEVLEDRQGKSTEVDPGVTSGDYLCGFLLGTRQALYENHRDSITVSIPQVNARTVGALIALYERAVGLYASLVNVNAYHQPGVEAGKKAAAVILDLQKRVLEVLQTQKKALSISELADMSGAAEEVEAIYKILRHLHTNNRGVVLTGDLAKPGSLTVSLG, encoded by the coding sequence ATGGATTCTAGGGTACTTTGGCAACGATACCAGGACTGGTTGTATTTCCATCCAGGATTAGGACTATATCTAGATATTAGTCGAATGCGGTTTGATGATGGGTTCGTGGCATCATTGCAGCCTAAGTTTGACAAAGCGTTTGCGGATATGGCAGAATTGGAAAAAGGGGCGATCGCCAATCCCGACGAAAACCGCATGGTAGGACATTACTGGTTGCGGAATCCAGATTTAGCCCCCACCCCCGAACTCACCCAAGAAATAGTTCAAACCTTAGAACAAATCGAAGCTTTTGCCGACCAGGTACACACCGGGGCAATTCATCCCCCCAAGGAATGCCGCTTTACAGATATCATTTCCATTGGTATTGGTGGTTCAGCCTTGGGTCCCCAATTCGTCACCCAAGCCCTATCCCCCGACGTACCACCCCTACAAATTCACTTTATAGACAATTCCGACCCCACCGGAATTGATCGGGTTCTTGCCCAACTTGGCGATAAACTAGCCACAACCTTGGTATTAGTCATTTCCAAATCTGGAGGCACACCCGAACCTCGCAACGGCATGATTGAGGTTAAACAAGCCTACACAGCCAAAAAATTAGACTTTGCTAAATATGCAGTCGCTATTACCGGACAAGATAGCAACCTGGATCAAGTCGCCAAAGCTGAAAATTGGTTAGCCCGGTTTTCCATGTACGATTGGGTAGGTGGACGTACCTCAGAAATGTCCGCTGTAGGGCTAGTACCTGCGGCATTACAGGGCATTGATATCCGTGCCATGCTAGATGGTGCAAAAGAAATGGATGATGCCACCCGCGTCCCCAATCTCAAAAACAACCCAGCCGCTTTATTAGCCCTTGCTTGGTATTTCTCTGGAAATGGCAAAGGTGAAAAAGATATGGTAGTCCTCCCGTACAAAGACAGTCTGTTGCTATTTAGCCGCTATTTGCAACAACTCATCATGGAATCCTTGGGTAAAGAAAAAGATTTAGATGGGAAGACTGTATTTCAAGGGATTGCAGTTTATGGTAACAAAGGTTCTACGGATCAACACGCCTATGTGCAACAGTTGCGCGAAGGTGTCCCCAATTTCTTTGCTACCTTAATTGAAGTTTTAGAAGATCGTCAAGGAAAATCCACAGAAGTTGATCCTGGAGTCACTTCCGGTGATTATCTTTGTGGTTTCTTGTTAGGAACTCGTCAAGCATTGTATGAGAATCACCGCGATTCGATTACAGTCAGCATTCCTCAAGTTAATGCTCGCACAGTTGGCGCATTAATTGCATTGTATGAACGGGCTGTAGGTTTATATGCCAGTTTAGTAAATGTCAATGCTTATCATCAACCAGGTGTGGAAGCTGGTAAAAAAGCTGCCGCTGTGATTCTCGATTTACAAAAACGAGTTTTAGAAGTGTTGCAAACCCAGAAAAAAGCACTTTCTATTTCTGAACTTGCAGATATGTCCGGCGCTGCTGAGGAAGTGGAAGCAATTTACAAAATTCTCCGTCATTTACACACCAATAATCGGGGTGTGGTGTTAACTGGTGATTTAGCTAAACCTGGAAGTTTAACTGTTTCTCTCGGTTAA
- a CDS encoding branched-chain amino acid ABC transporter permease, whose translation MIEYLIFLAISTATFALFGLGLNLQWGFTGLINFGHIAFMTLGAYTTVLLSLKGVPLLLSAGIGAVVAAMLGLVIGFATLRLREDYLSIVTIGTGELIRLIVNNQNLPVGNTWISGSFGVQSYVIPLSTTPNLFFRLVMIIVLSLLTGITLFSLWHWVRTAQISVNNNTVRNSSLKQEFTSRLIVGIALGLLAAAIYISGVIGLYNYNPKAGLMLFILLILAFVFWRLEILVRSPWGRVLKSIREDEEVPKALGKNVFSYKLQSLMLGGAIAGIAGAFFAWQLGAIYPDNFQPQLTFDAWIMVILGGSGNNLGTILGAVIFFTYDAITREFLPKIVPLDVERIGAFRIMFIGLLLMVLMIWRPQGILGKKEELTLGK comes from the coding sequence ATGATCGAATACCTGATTTTTCTCGCTATTTCTACCGCCACCTTCGCCCTGTTCGGACTAGGACTCAATCTCCAATGGGGTTTTACTGGTTTAATTAACTTTGGTCATATTGCTTTCATGACTTTGGGTGCGTATACGACGGTTTTATTAAGTCTCAAGGGGGTACCGTTACTGCTATCGGCGGGAATCGGAGCAGTTGTTGCCGCAATGCTTGGTTTAGTAATTGGCTTTGCAACTTTGCGGTTACGCGAAGATTATCTTTCAATTGTCACCATTGGTACAGGTGAATTAATTCGATTAATAGTCAATAACCAGAATTTGCCTGTAGGTAATACGTGGATATCGGGATCTTTCGGTGTGCAAAGTTATGTTATCCCTTTATCAACAACTCCCAATTTATTTTTCCGCTTGGTTATGATTATTGTTCTCTCTCTCTTAACAGGAATCACATTATTTTCTCTATGGCATTGGGTGCGAACTGCTCAAATTTCTGTAAATAATAATACAGTCAGAAATAGTAGTCTTAAACAAGAATTTACTTCTCGGTTAATAGTCGGAATTGCTTTAGGGTTATTAGCTGCTGCAATTTATATTTCTGGTGTTATTGGACTATATAATTATAATCCCAAAGCCGGGTTAATGTTGTTCATATTATTAATCTTAGCTTTTGTTTTTTGGCGGTTGGAAATTTTAGTGCGATCGCCCTGGGGAAGAGTGCTAAAATCTATTCGGGAAGATGAAGAAGTCCCCAAAGCATTAGGCAAAAATGTCTTTTCCTATAAACTCCAATCATTAATGTTAGGTGGGGCAATTGCGGGGATTGCTGGAGCATTTTTTGCCTGGCAACTAGGCGCAATTTACCCCGATAACTTCCAACCCCAACTTACCTTTGATGCCTGGATTATGGTAATTTTAGGTGGTTCTGGCAACAATCTGGGAACTATTTTAGGTGCAGTCATTTTCTTTACCTATGATGCCATCACTAGAGAATTTTTACCCAAAATTGTTCCCCTAGATGTAGAACGGATTGGTGCGTTTCGGATCATGTTTATTGGGTTACTTTTAATGGTATTGATGATTTGGAGACCTCAAGGGATTTTAGGGAAAAAGGAGGAACTGACTCTGGGTAAATAA
- a CDS encoding Uma2 family endonuclease produces the protein MTVATAKKMTLEEFLNYDDGTDNLYEFENGELIPMPSESELNCRIAMFLVAYFLKLGIPYYRLRMKTEIAVNSRQVGVRVPDLVVFSEELAQVMQGATRSLILMDMPLPLLVVEVVSPNQENRDYRYKRSEYAARGITEYWIVDPIGQKVTVLEWVEGFYEEQVYRGDDMICSPLFSDVKLTVAEVLQG, from the coding sequence ATGACAGTTGCAACTGCTAAAAAGATGACTTTGGAAGAATTTCTTAATTATGACGATGGGACAGATAATTTATATGAATTTGAGAACGGAGAATTAATTCCTATGCCTTCTGAAAGTGAGCTAAATTGTCGGATAGCGATGTTTTTAGTCGCCTATTTTCTGAAATTAGGTATTCCCTATTACCGGTTAAGAATGAAAACAGAAATTGCTGTGAATAGTCGGCAGGTGGGGGTGCGTGTTCCTGATTTGGTGGTGTTTTCTGAAGAATTAGCTCAGGTGATGCAGGGGGCTACACGCTCGCTGATTTTAATGGATATGCCGCTGCCTTTGTTGGTGGTTGAGGTAGTGAGTCCAAATCAGGAAAATCGTGATTATCGTTATAAGCGTTCTGAGTATGCGGCGCGGGGAATTACTGAGTATTGGATTGTTGATCCAATTGGGCAAAAAGTGACGGTTTTAGAATGGGTGGAGGGTTTTTATGAGGAGCAGGTTTATAGGGGAGATGATATGATTTGTTCGCCTCTATTTAGTGATGTAAAGTTAACTGTGGCTGAGGTTTTACAGGGATGA
- a CDS encoding ABC transporter ATP-binding protein: protein MVNNIASPQLPLLAATGLSKNFGGIKAVQEANIEVIKGSITGLIGPNGAGKTTLFNLLSNFIRPDKGRVIFDGEPIHQLQPYQIAQQGLVRTFQVARVLSKLSVLENMLLGAQKQTGENFWQVQFQPHIIAKEEKQLKERAMFLLESVGLEKKAADYAGGLSGGQRKLLEIGRALMTNPKLILLDEPAAGVNPRLIDDICDRILAWNRHDGMTFLIIEHNMDVIMSLCDRVWVLAEGQNLAVGSPTEIQNNTKVLEAYLGQ, encoded by the coding sequence ATGGTAAATAATATCGCATCACCCCAACTACCTCTTTTAGCTGCAACTGGACTTTCTAAAAATTTTGGCGGCATTAAAGCAGTTCAGGAAGCGAATATCGAAGTTATCAAAGGTAGCATTACTGGGTTAATTGGTCCCAATGGGGCTGGGAAAACTACTTTATTTAATTTACTCTCTAATTTTATTCGTCCCGATAAAGGTAGAGTGATTTTTGATGGTGAACCCATTCATCAATTACAACCATACCAAATTGCCCAACAGGGATTAGTGAGAACCTTTCAAGTTGCCCGGGTTTTATCGAAGTTATCAGTATTAGAAAATATGCTGTTGGGAGCGCAAAAACAAACCGGTGAGAACTTTTGGCAAGTGCAATTTCAACCCCACATTATTGCTAAGGAAGAAAAGCAATTAAAAGAACGGGCAATGTTTTTGTTAGAGTCAGTAGGTTTAGAAAAAAAAGCCGCTGATTATGCCGGTGGTTTATCTGGGGGACAGCGGAAACTTTTAGAAATCGGTCGGGCATTGATGACTAATCCTAAGTTAATATTGCTAGATGAACCTGCTGCTGGCGTAAATCCCAGATTAATTGATGACATATGCGATCGCATTTTAGCGTGGAATCGTCACGACGGCATGACATTTTTGATTATTGAACATAACATGGACGTAATTATGTCCTTATGTGATCGAGTTTGGGTATTAGCTGAAGGACAAAATTTAGCTGTTGGTAGCCCTACAGAAATCCAAAATAATACCAAAGTTTTAGAAGCATATTTAGGACAATGA
- a CDS encoding type II toxin-antitoxin system HicA family toxin, translating to MPKKIRELKNLLLQFGFTCRTGKGSHTNWYHPLLSGRVTISGKDGKDAKEYQEKDVSNAIKRIEEIKKAQEEAQNE from the coding sequence ATGCCCAAAAAAATTAGAGAACTGAAAAATTTATTACTGCAATTCGGCTTTACTTGTCGGACTGGAAAAGGTAGTCACACTAACTGGTATCATCCTTTATTATCTGGACGAGTTACTATATCAGGTAAAGACGGAAAAGATGCGAAAGAATACCAAGAGAAAGATGTTAGTAACGCCATCAAAAGAATAGAAGAAATAAAAAAAGCTCAAGAGGAAGCACAAAATGAATAA
- a CDS encoding type II toxin-antitoxin system HicB family antitoxin, protein MNNHYTIIIQWSEEDKCFVVSLPEWGEFCHTHGDTYEEALKNAQEVLEMLISSYLEDGQPIPEPQIIGIN, encoded by the coding sequence ATGAATAATCATTACACAATCATTATTCAATGGTCAGAAGAAGATAAATGCTTTGTTGTAAGTCTTCCTGAATGGGGAGAATTTTGTCATACTCATGGAGACACTTATGAAGAGGCTTTAAAAAATGCCCAAGAAGTTTTAGAAATGCTGATTTCATCTTATTTAGAAGACGGACAACCAATACCCGAACCGCAAATTATCGGCATTAATTAG
- a CDS encoding GTP-binding protein, translating into MNRNLQETHLNRARASLRQALSWYGYLRKSGQMAANPELASLLKPEIETLNATLNKLDANVIRIAAFGLVSRGKSAVLNSLLGEKILQTGPLNGVTQSPRSVPWKPGDKVLVELIDTPGLDEIEGDSRAQMAREVARQADLILFVVSGDITRTEYQGLLELRQAQKPLILVFNKIDLYPDTDKNAIYKNLQQLGAGNIQNQPLLPDEIVMIAAEPAPMEVRVEYADGSITSEWETPPPQVDELKQTILNILNREGRSLLALNALIQARESEENIAQKTVHIREKEAEDIIWRFSQYKALAIGLNPIAFLDIIGGLITDLALIRALAKLYGLPMTGYEASELLKTILFSSGGLLLSEIGSSFILGLGKSAAAIASGDNPFNITTFFGSALAQGGIAGYGAYTVGKAAQLYLEKGCTWGQLGANTVIQEILSQVDKNTILYRLQQELGGTFGEF; encoded by the coding sequence ATGAATCGTAACCTACAAGAAACTCATTTAAATCGCGCCCGTGCTAGTCTCAGACAAGCATTATCTTGGTATGGATATCTCCGTAAATCGGGACAAATGGCAGCAAATCCAGAATTAGCAAGTTTGCTAAAACCAGAAATAGAAACTTTAAATGCCACACTCAATAAATTAGATGCCAATGTCATCAGAATTGCGGCTTTTGGTTTAGTCAGTCGGGGAAAATCAGCAGTATTAAATTCTTTATTGGGAGAAAAAATTCTGCAAACCGGACCCCTAAATGGTGTCACTCAATCACCACGTTCTGTACCTTGGAAACCCGGAGATAAGGTATTAGTTGAATTAATTGATACTCCCGGTTTAGATGAAATTGAAGGTGATTCACGGGCGCAAATGGCAAGAGAAGTAGCGCGTCAAGCTGATTTAATCTTGTTTGTGGTTTCTGGGGATATTACGAGAACTGAATATCAAGGATTATTAGAATTACGTCAAGCACAAAAACCTTTAATTTTGGTATTTAATAAAATTGATTTATATCCCGATACAGATAAAAATGCAATTTATAAAAATCTGCAACAATTAGGGGCAGGAAATATCCAAAATCAGCCATTATTACCTGATGAAATTGTGATGATAGCGGCTGAACCTGCACCAATGGAAGTGAGAGTAGAATATGCAGATGGAAGCATCACCTCTGAATGGGAAACACCACCACCGCAAGTAGATGAATTAAAGCAAACAATCTTAAATATATTAAATCGAGAAGGACGATCTCTTTTAGCTTTAAATGCACTTATTCAAGCTAGAGAATCCGAAGAAAATATCGCCCAAAAAACCGTTCATATCCGCGAAAAAGAAGCAGAAGATATTATTTGGAGGTTTAGCCAATATAAAGCCCTAGCCATTGGTTTAAATCCTATTGCTTTCTTAGATATAATAGGTGGTTTAATTACCGATTTAGCCTTAATTCGGGCATTAGCTAAATTGTATGGTTTACCCATGACTGGCTATGAAGCCAGTGAATTATTAAAAACAATTTTATTTAGTTCTGGTGGTTTATTATTAAGTGAAATTGGCAGTAGTTTTATATTAGGCTTAGGTAAAAGTGCCGCAGCCATAGCTAGTGGTGATAATCCCTTTAATATTACTACTTTTTTCGGGAGTGCATTAGCCCAAGGTGGAATTGCCGGTTATGGTGCTTATACAGTCGGTAAAGCCGCCCAGTTATATCTAGAAAAAGGCTGTACTTGGGGACAATTGGGGGCTAATACTGTCATTCAGGAAATTTTGTCACAAGTTGATAAAAATACTATTTTGTATCGCTTACAGCAAGAATTAGGCGGTACTTTTGGTGAGTTTTGA
- a CDS encoding type II toxin-antitoxin system PemK/MazF family toxin, which yields MEGFIEFMLMEKFAKGDVISVPFPFSDASATKRRPALIIAESDSNNIILCPITSKPGREYEIKLEDQDFMFGKLNLSPCYIRPNIIATVDKSNVIRNIGKLRDEKINQVIATIIEILQKPCEPTLPASKAWKRGKNPKS from the coding sequence TTGGAAGGATTTATAGAATTTATGCTTATGGAAAAATTTGCTAAAGGTGACGTTATCTCTGTACCTTTTCCATTTTCTGACGCATCTGCTACTAAAAGAAGACCTGCCTTGATTATAGCAGAATCAGATAGTAATAATATTATTCTCTGTCCTATTACCAGTAAACCAGGTAGAGAATATGAAATTAAGTTAGAAGACCAGGATTTTATGTTTGGTAAACTTAATTTAAGTCCCTGTTATATTCGTCCTAACATCATTGCAACAGTTGACAAAAGTAATGTTATTAGGAATATCGGAAAATTAAGGGATGAAAAAATAAATCAAGTTATTGCTACCATTATTGAAATTTTACAAAAGCCTTGTGAACCTACACTTCCAGCATCAAAAGCATGGAAAAGAGGTAAAAATCCCAAATCATAA
- a CDS encoding Calvin cycle protein CP12, whose amino-acid sequence MIMVSLNEVINGKKPIEAAILEAITEARTTCTENGNNSANCAVAWDIVEELQAEKAHQKQAKHRKTALETYCEMYPDALECLIYDL is encoded by the coding sequence ATGATCATGGTATCCCTAAACGAAGTTATCAATGGTAAAAAACCCATTGAAGCAGCAATTCTTGAAGCCATTACAGAAGCGCGGACAACCTGTACAGAAAATGGCAATAATTCCGCTAATTGTGCAGTAGCTTGGGATATTGTCGAAGAATTGCAAGCAGAAAAAGCCCATCAAAAACAAGCAAAACACCGCAAAACAGCCTTAGAAACCTATTGCGAAATGTATCCAGATGCTTTGGAGTGTTTGATTTACGATCTTTGA
- a CDS encoding restriction endonuclease translates to MLEKQTSWRKYEEYTSSILNDEVVKKYLEKHLSLKDFKIQPQEKLPGKSGTNWQVDAYGDDINEQRILVECKHYKGKRYKKDAALEQNIIAAFAYIIKDVGASRGIVVTTQGLQEGASKVAKYEGIELLQLDYNSTDKNFVIRFPENNQAVAVFTEEFGTISAAKLYSSYTKHPLG, encoded by the coding sequence ATGTTAGAAAAACAAACAAGCTGGCGAAAATATGAAGAATATACAAGTAGTATTCTTAATGATGAAGTAGTTAAAAAATATTTAGAAAAACACCTGAGCTTAAAAGATTTTAAAATTCAACCTCAAGAAAAATTGCCTGGGAAATCTGGTACAAATTGGCAAGTAGACGCTTATGGTGATGACATCAATGAACAGCGTATTTTGGTTGAATGTAAACACTACAAAGGCAAAAGATACAAAAAAGATGCAGCATTAGAACAAAATATAATAGCTGCATTTGCTTATATAATTAAAGATGTGGGAGCAAGTAGAGGAATAGTTGTAACTACACAAGGATTACAAGAAGGGGCTAGTAAAGTAGCAAAATATGAAGGTATAGAATTATTGCAATTAGACTATAATTCAACAGACAAAAACTTTGTTATTCGTTTTCCTGAAAATAATCAGGCTGTTGCTGTATTTACTGAAGAATTTGGTACTATAAGTGCTGCTAAACTATATTCATCATATACTAAGCATCCTCTAGGATAA
- a CDS encoding AbrB/MazE/SpoVT family DNA-binding domain-containing protein: protein MTLANLSIPQQYTLDIEPEGRLTLPQEIQEILNLESGDRLILTLEDNGKLQLVSLKQQVKKLRGLLKDKSPDRNLVDELIQERRQEYLIE from the coding sequence ATGACACTTGCTAATTTATCAATTCCTCAACAATATACACTTGATATTGAACCAGAAGGACGTTTAACTTTACCCCAAGAAATCCAAGAAATACTTAATTTAGAATCAGGAGATAGATTAATTTTAACTCTTGAAGATAATGGAAAACTCCAATTAGTCAGCCTCAAACAACAAGTTAAAAAATTAAGAGGTTTATTAAAAGATAAATCACCTGATAGAAACTTAGTAGATGAACTTATCCAGGAACGCAGACAGGAGTATTTAATTGAATAA
- a CDS encoding XRE family transcriptional regulator gives MTGHKKFSNLTKDFSAERKAKIATQTAKLKEEMALAELRQALKISQAQLAEKLQIKQPAISRLENRTDMYVSHLRQVIEAMGGELKITAKFPDVEVTITNFENLAMEIDK, from the coding sequence ATGACAGGACATAAAAAGTTTAGCAATCTTACTAAAGATTTCTCCGCAGAAAGAAAAGCCAAAATTGCTACTCAAACAGCTAAATTAAAAGAAGAAATGGCATTAGCTGAATTACGCCAAGCTTTAAAAATATCTCAAGCTCAATTAGCTGAAAAGTTGCAAATTAAACAACCTGCTATTTCTAGATTAGAGAATCGTACTGATATGTATGTTAGTCATCTGCGACAAGTTATTGAAGCTATGGGAGGAGAATTGAAAATAACGGCAAAATTCCCTGATGTAGAAGTAACAATTACTAATTTTGAAAATTTGGCAATGGAGATTGATAAATAG
- a CDS encoding type II toxin-antitoxin system RelE/ParE family toxin → MSWEIEYTNEFDIWWQTLREEQQDDIVSVVQLLEEKGTQLPFPYSSDVKGAKNSHLRELRIQSRGKPIRVFYAFDPRRVAILLIGGDKTGDKRFYEKYVPIADRLYEEYLQEISREGLI, encoded by the coding sequence GTGAGTTGGGAAATAGAATATACGAATGAGTTTGATATTTGGTGGCAAACTCTTAGAGAAGAGCAACAAGATGATATTGTCAGCGTTGTTCAACTACTTGAAGAAAAGGGAACACAATTACCCTTTCCTTATTCATCCGATGTCAAAGGTGCAAAAAACTCTCACCTGAGAGAGTTACGTATTCAAAGTCGTGGTAAACCAATCAGAGTATTTTATGCTTTTGATCCGCGACGAGTGGCAATTTTACTTATTGGTGGAGATAAAACAGGAGATAAGCGATTTTATGAAAAATATGTTCCCATAGCAGATCGTCTTTATGAAGAATATCTCCAAGAAATTAGTCGGGAGGGTTTAATATGA
- a CDS encoding TlyA family RNA methyltransferase: MVKQRLDTLLVDLGLCPSRQQAQRLIQAGEVTVNQQMVDKVGTEVDITAEIQVKERPPFVSRGGEKLAKALKFFEISVTDRICLDGGISTGGFTDCLLQAGAKQVYGVDVGYGQVDWKIRNDQRVILKERTNLRQLQPEELYAENAIFPNLIVVDVSFISLTKILPAVWQLTQAPREAVLLVKPQFEVGKSRIGKKGVVRDSDDQADAIFNVMKGALELGWKYQGLTWSPITGPAGNIEYLLWLGMDSEIIPPTLAAIQEITKQVMQEFGKK, from the coding sequence TTGGTTAAACAGCGATTAGATACATTATTAGTAGATTTGGGATTATGTCCCTCCCGTCAGCAAGCACAACGGCTAATTCAAGCTGGAGAAGTGACTGTAAATCAACAAATGGTTGATAAAGTCGGGACTGAAGTTGATATTACCGCAGAAATTCAAGTTAAAGAACGTCCTCCTTTTGTTTCTCGTGGTGGTGAAAAACTGGCTAAGGCTTTAAAATTTTTTGAGATTTCTGTAACTGACAGGATTTGTTTAGACGGGGGAATTTCTACTGGTGGCTTTACTGATTGTTTATTACAAGCCGGTGCAAAACAAGTTTATGGTGTAGATGTTGGTTATGGACAAGTTGATTGGAAAATCAGAAATGATCAACGAGTAATTTTAAAAGAACGGACGAATTTACGTCAACTACAACCAGAGGAATTGTATGCTGAAAATGCCATATTTCCTAATTTGATAGTTGTGGATGTTTCGTTTATTTCTTTAACCAAAATTTTGCCGGCGGTATGGCAATTAACACAAGCTCCTAGAGAGGCTGTATTGCTGGTAAAACCACAATTTGAGGTTGGCAAGTCTCGGATAGGTAAAAAAGGCGTTGTCCGCGATTCTGATGACCAAGCTGATGCAATTTTTAATGTGATGAAAGGGGCGTTAGAGTTAGGATGGAAATATCAGGGTTTAACTTGGTCACCCATAACAGGACCTGCGGGAAATATTGAATATCTGTTATGGTTGGGAATGGACAGCGAAATCATCCCTCCAACTTTAGCAGCAATTCAAGAAATTACTAAACAAGTCATGCAGGAGTTTGGGAAAAAATGA
- a CDS encoding DUF1361 domain-containing protein — translation MKAEVIELITTVFHVLQVNLRWMTWNLFLAFIPLALSVWLFRRQRSGSWVWWLGFLSFYAFLPNAPYLLTDVIHLIDDIRRVQSIWMITLVLIPVYFVVIFGGFEAYVISLINLGYYLHRTGKSQWIFPVELITHALSAVGIYWGRFLRFNSWDFITQPDAIITKGVEEILGKQPLIIITLTFIILWGLYWFMKRITLGFLNKGVNSQINDHHIHNIN, via the coding sequence ATGAAAGCAGAAGTGATTGAATTAATAACAACGGTTTTCCATGTTTTACAAGTTAATCTGCGGTGGATGACTTGGAATTTATTTTTGGCTTTTATTCCTTTAGCTTTGAGTGTTTGGCTATTTCGCCGTCAGCGCAGTGGTTCATGGGTTTGGTGGCTAGGATTTTTGAGTTTCTATGCTTTTTTACCAAATGCGCCTTATTTATTAACTGATGTCATTCATTTGATAGATGATATCCGGCGAGTTCAGTCAATATGGATGATTACATTAGTGTTGATACCTGTGTATTTTGTTGTCATTTTTGGCGGATTTGAAGCTTATGTTATATCTTTAATAAATTTGGGTTACTATTTACATCGAACGGGTAAAAGTCAATGGATTTTTCCTGTTGAGTTAATCACTCATGCTCTTTCTGCTGTGGGTATTTATTGGGGACGATTTTTGAGATTTAACAGTTGGGATTTTATTACTCAACCAGATGCCATAATCACAAAAGGTGTAGAGGAAATTCTTGGTAAACAACCCTTGATAATTATTACTCTCACTTTTATAATCCTTTGGGGTTTGTATTGGTTTATGAAACGAATTACTTTGGGTTTTCTGAATAAGGGTGTTAATTCACAAATAAATGATCATCATATTCACAATATTAACTAA